In the genome of Nocardioides sp. NBC_00368, the window TCACGATCGTCAGCTCGCACTCCCAGTCGAGCTGCTCGGTCTCGGCGGGCTTGGCCACCGCGTCGTTCGCGCCGGTCAGGGTGTCGGCGAACTTGGCGAACAGGACCGGGTACTCGGGCAGGTCACGGCCCATCTCCTCGATGTGGCTGCGGTAGTTGAGCCCGACGCAGACGACCTTGCTGGGCCGGGGCACGACCGGCGCGAAGTCGGCGCCGTCGGCCGGATAGGTGGTCGATCCGGTCGAGGACGCCCGGGAACTCCAGTCCTCCTCTGCGAGGAGGTCGCCCACGGAGGCGTAACCCAGGTCCACGTGCTGGTCCCCGTCGAGCCTGACCGCGCGGGTTCCCTTGGCCGTACGGATGGTGGCGAGCTTCATCGTCTGGTGTTCCTCACTTGTCGAGGGGAGGGCTTCGGAGACGTGGCCATTCTCACAGCGCCGTCCCGAGCTCGGGCAATCTCCTGCGGAGGCGAGCGATAGATGCCAGGTTTGGTGTGATCAGGAAGAGGTGGGATGGACAAGCCGCTCAAGACCCGGCCCCCGTACGCGATCACGAGCGTCGACCACGCACTCAAGCTGGCGACGATCCTTCAGCTCGAAGGCCGCTTGACCGTCTCGGAGGCAGCGGCTCGGCTCGACGTCGCTCGCTCCACCGCCCACCGACTGCTCGCGATGCTGGTCTACCGGGACTTCGCGGTCCAGGACGAGGACAAGGTCTACCGGGCCGGACCGGTGCTGGAGCTGGCCGCCCACTCGCGCTCGACCGCCTCCCGGCTCCGCCAGGTGGCGCTGCCGCACCTGCAGCGCCTGGTCGACCTGCTCGGCGAGTCCGCCAACGTCGCCGTGCGCGCGGGCGACACCTGCCGGTTCATCGCCTCGGTCGAGTCGCCGCAGTCGCTCAAGGTCGGCTCCCGCGAGGGCATGGTCTTCCCCGCCCACCGCACCACCGCGGGCCTCCTGCTGCTGGCCCAGATCTCCGAGGACGAGCTCGCCTCGCTCTACAGCCGGGAGAGGTACGCGGACCACCTGGCCGATCGCCCGGACCTCGAGGCGCTGCGCACCGAGCTGGAGCGCGTACGCCGCAACGGTTTCGCCTTCAACGACGGCCGCTCCGAGCGGGGCGTGGTCGCCGTCGGGGTGCCGGTCCGTGGCGCCGGTGGCGACGTCGTCGCCGGGATGTCCATCTCCATGCCCAGCGTCCGCTACGACAAGGAGTCGCTGCCGAGCATCGTCGCGACCCTGATGTCCGGTGCGGCGTCCCTGGAGCGTGACCTGAGTCAAGGGTGATCTGCGTCAACTTGATGCCGGTAGCGTCGGTTGGCGAGTTAACCTAGAGGCCGATGAGCAATACTCCCCCCTCCATCGACACCAAAGCATCGAAACCGGCCGGCATCGACTGGCTAGCCACCACCGCAGGCGCTCTTGCCGCCGTCACCTCCGCGCTGCTGCTCTCCACTCTCGGAGCCGTGGGCACCCTGATCGGGGCGGCGATCGGCAGCGT includes:
- a CDS encoding IclR family transcriptional regulator; amino-acid sequence: MDKPLKTRPPYAITSVDHALKLATILQLEGRLTVSEAAARLDVARSTAHRLLAMLVYRDFAVQDEDKVYRAGPVLELAAHSRSTASRLRQVALPHLQRLVDLLGESANVAVRAGDTCRFIASVESPQSLKVGSREGMVFPAHRTTAGLLLLAQISEDELASLYSRERYADHLADRPDLEALRTELERVRRNGFAFNDGRSERGVVAVGVPVRGAGGDVVAGMSISMPSVRYDKESLPSIVATLMSGAASLERDLSQG